The genomic DNA TTGCAAGAGCTTCTGAATACTTAGCAGAACATAAGAATCGTATACTTGATGTAGCTTTAAATTTTGGATTTGCTAGTCATGAGACATTTACACGTTCCTTTAAAAAAGCATATGGATTAACTCCAGAAAAATATAGAGCAAATCCAGTAAAACTCAATCACTTTATTAAGCCAGAATTAATTTTAAATTATGCTATGGTTGATGAAGGTGTTCCACTGATTGCAGATGATATAGTGATTGAAGTCAATCGTAAGACATTGAGTAATCCAAGGACATTTGTTGGAATAGAAATAGAAGTACCTATTTGCCAGTTGGTGGGCGGTGAAACAACTGGAATTGCAATAGTAGAGGAATTATGGATGAAACTTGGAAGTCAAAGACATAATATACCAAATCAAATTCCAGGTGGAAATGAATTTGCTGCTCTTTATATGGGAAATGCAAAAGAAGGAAATTGTATGTATATGGCAGGTGTAGAGGTAGAGTCAGGTACATCAGTAGAAGGATATAGTACTTTTGAGTTGCCAGCTAAAGAATATTTAGTATGTGGATTTGAGGCAGAAAACTTTAATGAGTTAGTTAATTCAGCTGTTTTTAAAGCAGATAAATTTATGGAAAGATGGATGAAGAAACATAATTTAACAACTACTGATTTTGCAATTGAGATGTATTACCCCACTACACCTGAAGCAGCATATCTGGAACATTGGATTGTTCCGGTTCCTATTGAACAATAGAAAGGATGATGAATATGAATTGGCAAGATGCGTTTTTTCAAGATACTAAACCTACATTTG from Clostridioides difficile ATCC 9689 = DSM 1296 includes the following:
- a CDS encoding AraC family transcriptional regulator: MHAWESIQITLDLIEANLSEEISINELANKANLSPFYYQRLFKRLVNKTVMEYIKLRRLARASEYLAEHKNRILDVALNFGFASHETFTRSFKKAYGLTPEKYRANPVKLNHFIKPELILNYAMVDEGVPLIADDIVIEVNRKTLSNPRTFVGIEIEVPICQLVGGETTGIAIVEELWMKLGSQRHNIPNQIPGGNEFAALYMGNAKEGNCMYMAGVEVESGTSVEGYSTFELPAKEYLVCGFEAENFNELVNSAVFKADKFMERWMKKHNLTTTDFAIEMYYPTTPEAAYLEHWIVPVPIEQ